The Chryseobacterium aureum genome contains a region encoding:
- the hemA gene encoding glutamyl-tRNA reductase, translated as MLQYSNIHQTSNFAVLSISYEKADVETRGKFAFFDENIKNFVSRVHQEDLGDAFVVSTCNRTEIYTTSPNYLLVAEEYCKTIGVHLTDFLQFANILTKEEALIHLFRVAAGLESQIIGDFEIIGQIKKAYSRFKKERQNSNPYLERAINAAIQISKRIKNETGISNGAASVSYAAVHYILNSQKRIAEKNILLLGVGEIGQNTVENLVKHVYQPKIKIANRTQEKAEKISQKYHIPHVDYSDFDQELKNTDILIVATGAKHPIINRSHFPNGKETLVIDLSIPHNVEKNVTENENVTLIDVDELSKQIQATIQQREREIPKAEKIIKELMKDFIEWEKKRKLAPNIHHFKAVLKNMERNEMHNFYRKNKYINITDMELSDKMIQKITNRFAKYIIDNPLKAEEISKLMHEILVEQPNNEFNEKH; from the coding sequence ATGTTACAGTATTCCAACATCCATCAGACGTCGAATTTTGCCGTGCTTTCTATAAGTTACGAGAAAGCCGATGTAGAAACGAGAGGAAAGTTTGCATTCTTTGATGAAAACATCAAAAACTTTGTTTCCAGAGTCCATCAGGAAGATCTGGGTGATGCATTTGTAGTTTCCACCTGTAACAGGACCGAAATTTATACCACTTCCCCCAATTATCTTTTGGTAGCTGAAGAGTATTGTAAAACCATAGGAGTACATCTTACGGATTTCCTTCAGTTTGCCAATATTCTGACCAAAGAGGAAGCGCTTATTCATCTTTTCAGAGTAGCAGCCGGGCTTGAGAGTCAGATTATCGGAGATTTTGAAATTATCGGGCAAATTAAAAAAGCATACAGCCGTTTTAAAAAAGAGAGACAGAATTCTAATCCTTATCTGGAAAGAGCGATCAATGCAGCCATTCAGATTTCGAAAAGAATAAAAAACGAAACCGGCATTTCCAATGGCGCAGCTTCTGTTTCCTATGCCGCGGTACATTATATTTTAAACAGCCAGAAAAGGATTGCTGAGAAAAACATCCTTCTGCTGGGCGTAGGTGAAATTGGGCAGAATACCGTTGAAAATCTGGTAAAGCATGTCTATCAGCCGAAAATTAAAATTGCCAACAGAACTCAGGAGAAAGCTGAAAAGATTTCCCAGAAATATCATATTCCTCATGTTGATTATTCTGATTTTGACCAGGAATTAAAAAATACGGATATTCTTATTGTAGCCACCGGAGCTAAGCATCCTATTATCAACCGGTCTCATTTCCCTAACGGAAAGGAAACCCTGGTCATTGACCTTTCTATCCCTCACAACGTGGAAAAGAATGTTACCGAAAATGAAAATGTAACCCTGATTGATGTGGATGAGCTTTCAAAACAGATCCAGGCAACGATTCAACAGCGTGAAAGAGAAATTCCGAAAGCAGAGAAAATCATCAAGGAACTGATGAAAGACTTTATTGAATGGGAGAAAAAGAGAAAACTAGCCCCCAATATTCATCATTTCAAAGCGGTTTTAAAGAATATGGAACGCAACGAAATGCATAATTTTTACAGAAAAAATAAATACATAAACATCACGGACATGGAACTTTCTGACAAAATGATCCAGAAAATCACCAACCGTTTTGCAAAATATATCATTGATAACCCTTTAAAAGCCGAAGAAATTAGTAAATTAATGCACGAAATATTAGTTGAACAACCAAACAACGAATTCAATGAAAAGCATTAG